The Helianthus annuus cultivar XRQ/B chromosome 11, HanXRQr2.0-SUNRISE, whole genome shotgun sequence region acctgcattacttttcattctcaaggtacaccattaaAACGTTAACACTCTACGTGTCTAAATCatgcttacatacatacttacatacaaacatacattcacATCTACATACATATATATCTTTCCTACAACTtcacatacatgcatacactcatacatgtctttacacatacatacatacacaattacatacatacatacatacatacatacatacatacctttcctacatctttacatacatgcatacactcatacatgtctttacacatacatacatacacaattacatacatacatacatacctttcctacatctctacattcatgcatacactcatacatatctttatacatacgtacgttcacatctacatacgtacatacctttcttacatctttacatacatgcatacactcatacatacctttatacatacatacatacacatctacatacgtacatacctttcctacatcttcaCATACACCCATATCCACATCATCACGCACACTCGTGACATTATACATCTATATATGCATACATCCCTACTTGTACACCTTTCAAACTCATACGTGTCTACTCTCATACATACCGTCATATAACCACGTACTTGCTCACATACTTATAAACATACATCCATACATAACTACTCATGTTCATACACTTAAACTTATAAAAACGTGGGTTTAATTAGTCGTACGTAACTTGAAACGCGCTTAAAACGAGTTCACAATACAAAACAGAGCAAACGAACAGTTTTCGCCAATCAGCCACCCACCTATATATTTACCTATGCCTTTCTACTTATATCGCTCcatgtatatatacatacacgCTTATCGCATCCCATAAACATTCTATAATAAGTTTAGAATACGATTCGGGACTCCTTTTCGGTTACGGGACTGTTCTGTACGAATTCTGCACATTATACTGAACTGGCAGCTGATGCACGGCCATGCGTCCAACCGCACGACCGTGCAGTGGCAACTGATGCACGGCCATGCATCCAACCGCACGACCATGCAGTTCCTACGACGATGGGGGCACTGGCAGTGCACAAGCTAGTGCAATGATTTGCTCGAAATCGCACGACCATGCGACCAAgcgcacgaccatgcggccaagcgCACGACCATGCGACCAGGAACATGACCATGCGCCATTTTGCTGCAGATCCGTTTCAATGTCCGAAAATGCTAAAACTTGCATAACTttcgaaccgtttacccgtttaacctcccgtttcttcccacatgcttgtaaattcacattctaccaTATGGacttaaaatcttacctccggattacagaaattcttaacttacatacattcgacttaactattttctaactattttgacccgttaagggtattcgcgcattaatcggtctatgactgaccaaaccatcatccccacttccatatttgtccaaaacattactctaatcgaataacttgcttctaaaccacttttaagttcgtttaccccaaaatacccatcaagggcattttggtcaaccttaaacccatcatttacgacgaaagaccttaacacatatttgacctcaaacatcatatttaattcattacaacactttattacttacttgtactacgaagtgattacggaaatcacttaccttatgcgtccgTGCTCGTATCCGAGTTCTCGccttttcttgacccgttatcctttcatgcttgagtccgtcttgacatgattcctatactctCTTTTCATCAAAATCACGCTCCTATTAGCATATGCATTCGTACATGATAACAATCATatcaatcacatatttcacacttaacCTTCATTAATCATTTTTAACAAACATAACTCATATAATCATACCCGTATACGTTTAAACTCATGTAACTCATCATGTCATTACATTTAACACGGATTGCTATAACATGTACCGTACGACTTCCCATCAACCTACATTTACGACAACGAGTCAAATCATGTTTCTTATACTTGattgactttcaaaagtcaactATTAACCATACTTAACTATCGACTTATCATCATATACCCGTAACATCACAATAGCTTATACGGACAACACTATatgcatttcatcatacacttgatGTGCATGTACcaccttttaagcataacgtacaactaattcatacATGCATCTTCTAATTTCATACATAACCCATCAAAACCTACTACTAATCATCATGTTTCCTTTCAAATTAAACATCAAACATAGCAACATCATATTTCTCCTAATTCATCTAACAAGCTTTCATCATACCCACATAATACATCATACtttcaacaagaattaaacataaatggtgattcaagtcatcatcctcacCATAGCAAACGGCTTTCACATCTAAACTTCAAATTAACACAGACcttacataacccatgttctatatgatgtttctaacccttatacatgatcaatttcatattatctcacggattagagcataatccacttcacccatgatcacaaatcttagatttaagacataccttatgatcccctcgtgttggtgatcattaatccatgctcggttatgagtttaagcatcatttggccttccaatttgatgaaaatgatgaagttaggGTTCTTGACTCCATGGGAGTCTCCTGCTCGATCAAGAACACACgcgaagtgtgtgtttgtgtgtgtgttttgttattTAGTAACCCAACTTTCATTATATCCCATTTAACCCCTCCATGTTTGCCATTAAAACATAATTGGCACAACTTTCATCTTTTAAATAGTTTTTATCATACAATttactaggttaaatagcctagtcatTTATTTCATGATATGTCATATAGGAACATACGACAATATAagcattcgggttttggggtgttacaggaatagtgaaataggcttaacataccttaaataaccttcacataacttagaaataagttttggatggtttggtgtgttgaaatcaagtttgttcaatcgcagggactatttgtgtcaaactgcgaaactataccgatttgtatagtaacgaacattccgaaacatgatcataagttaaacatacccgaaataacctttacatagcttataaataggcttttaTGGGTTCGGTATGCTataataaactttattgatcaatagggactaaaagcgtcaaaaaagtgcacaagtttgcattttcgcgcatatcttacgttctgaatatattcggacatccaaaaattcatgtaatcattaaaatattatgttttagtgtttggcatgataaaattccattcgtcgcttaatttggatcgtttttgcgttcgttacgacttccatcgtaattaagcgaataacgcaaccgtacgaccaaatgaaccgacatccaagatatttttgagcatgttttgagttccctatactttaactttattttagagccttaaaatggggttaacggggcatAAAAGTGCAAAgaaatcaagttttacaaatgcagggaccatttttgaaatttctgaccagattcaatgaacctagtccattttgaagtgttgatggttttaacccatggttttgcaaagccatgggctggtattcaatgaacctagtccatcaTGACTCatactaggggctcccatggttttagaaaaccatgggcacacatgtaaggtccagatcaaagctcagttttcgatgaacgatcttaacggttcttgaattcctataaatacccaccctcacttcctcccaaagcacacttgaatctgattttggctctctaagttgaagtttatgctttatacctgagagtaaatcggatcaagagcttgggggaccttctgtaagtattctttcgttcttttcattcgtttctatcgttaaagtcaaactgcgtttgactttctgctttgaccagtttatggtcaacgtgaagttcgtttgaacttcataacgtgagcgtaatcacgatggttatagtccctagtgactatacctactgattaccacgttatctaggctcagtgacgagtcgtagtttcggccaaaatgcgcatttacgcatattttgtaaccaaactactctaggatatcaaaaccgtttgttttgatatcaaaacctgttttctaacttaactaaacatgttctagcatgtttagctcgtcactttttagattagtgcttatgtagagtcgtaagtcaagcggactaaacacccgcttagactttcgaacacgacccgtttggtcgatcattaggatccgaacaAACATGTTTAgggaccatagtagcatagggaataaccttccaaggttataccttatggtcaccgagtttaggtagttgtatgataagtagtttatatgccttaggtaaattaccaaaatacccttttcatgcataattggtaattaagcatatgtaacccaaacttttgtcatgtaactgattatgtaacataattaaacatgttttggcatataatacttgtcataggactagttagacgtctcaaatGCGCATTTCGcgcgcgacgcgttaaagtagtgtaagctaccttaatgggtcgcgatgggtcgaaagcacttaggttaggtttcaatttaggatgtaagcTTTGTCAAAAcaatatcacatgagttccaacactcacttggtttacgagacttcattctatccgatcgtccgatttaggcgtctattgtttgaccagtggttcgattactaggtgctacttgattcctttggtttgcttgaggttgtttaaagttctattgattgaggatactttgcactacatgtgagtacatagttcccctattttactgttttcaattgttttggggtgattcatatgtacgaaatggttttcaaagtttaaacgatggtttttgaaaaacaattatgatggtttatacaaaactaataacgatttcaataaagtgaacaaacttgttggttgtagttacataacaaatgacattcattagcattgatcaagccgaccagtattaggttatggtaccataggatctgacaaatcccgttatcttactgcacccatggttatgtgtgggggttgtgggtagcgactgaatctgttgtagttaacttaccctttggtggtttgttaagcaagaagcgaggtgatcgagtcacaaagggttgaatgttgttagcgagacgaccataaatagtttttcacaactaaaacaaggatgatttaaacgatttaaacaagttaacgatttggaaacgatttgaaTAAGTTAAACaatttggataaacgattggtttttttttttgttagtgtttagataacgggaggggggtaatgtgatgaaagcatggtggatacgccgctggtacttcctatatataaatgttttcatCATactacataccgtggcgttatttagttcacttgggtaaacgattttgaaacaatgtcacacaacaatgtttttctaaaagatataaaccatacgagtttttaacaagtttttacaagatgttttacaagttggttttctaaaacaaatgtttttgggttaagaagcatggctacgagattttataaactataaccatcttgatttgagttggttaattatgttgcaaaacacttttcaaaacaaggtttgtattttgactcttgtagtctaattaagtactgcaacatataaacgaagccatgattccgatactcttataaaacctatgtactcgccagcatttctttgctgactttgtttttacatatgtttcaggtgttgttgcttgatgtgatCTCTAGGATGCATGcatcacataggatctggacaaggccttagtgacataataacaatgataggcgatataaaacttgtttgttctatgttaagacaatgttaatgtttaattttatcaataaaacgaaacactttttgtatccatggttatgaaacaataattctgttacaacactccccgacgtttccgccatggtttgttgtcctacatggtcggggtgtgacatttcttGAGTTTTTATACGTAACCCTAGCTGACAAAGAATGAGTGTCGTCAATATACCCCGTCGCGTCGCGCAACGGGTATCCTCTTAAGCAGTCACATAGCGCGACACCTAAAATGACCAGGTTTTTCTGTAACTTAAGTGTGATGCGTTTTATCTTCCGTCTAGAAATATTAAACCGTAATTTTCTATTCAATGGGTGAAGTTCTTGTGGATAATGATTGTCATTCTTTCACATGAATATGTTATAAACTAAGTgtaatattctttttttttattgaatCAACACCCACAATATATTCATGTGACAAAAAATAAACTACATGATATATTATGTAAGCAGGCAGGAAGATGCAAGTGGTAGGCCTAAGCAAAGCAGAAGTTAGAAAAAAAGGCGGAAGGCTAAGTTAAAGCTTGGAATGAAGCCCATTCTTGGAGTCAGTCATGTTACAGGAAAAAGAGCATGAATGTAAGTTTAATATAACCCCACATGTAACTGGACCAAAAAATCAATCCcctaaaatattaattaatactAAGAAATTTATAATCTAGAAAAAAGTTATAGAAGAGTTGTGGTCAATCACTTTATCGGAATCGTGACCCTTTAGTAATCTAATTAAAAAATGGAAAACTTATTTTTTATAATCTTATTCACAATAtttttgtattaaaacaatggTTATCTTGACGACACACATTTTGCCATTTTTTCTACTGTTAATTTCCATGATAATTATTGCTTGTGAATGAGTACTGTCATCATTTTGCAAATTTTGTTTGTGATCTCAAAGCAGATGTTTGTAAGTATCTTGCTTTAGACACATATATGTAATGTTTGGACATTTGGTGAAGCGAAAATAGAGGATCTGAATTCACAGTGGCAGAGTCGGGCAGCAAAGAAATTCAAGGCACCTAACCTTAGTAATGTTCCCCAGAGCCAACAACCATGACTCAATGTGATGATGATGTAGATGAGACTTGGGTGGAGGCCAATGAAATTGAGTTGGTTGTGACCCAAGCTGGAGTCTGAATATAAAATGCGGCCAAGGCTTTAAAGGATGCAAATGGTGACATTGTATATGCAATTTTGAAACTCACAACTTAAAAGTGATGGACTCACTGTcataatttttgttttaattattttttggAAGGAAAACACATGGTTCAAAGAAATAAATTTCTAATTTttgatttaattattttttttcttaagtCTCTTCATCAAATGTTTAGATTATTCATATACGCTTTATTGTTAATATGGTTTTTATTGTTTAGAGTGCTTATTGGCTTTTGTAGATTCTATTGCAAACCCCTAAATTGAGATGCCTCTCGCTTTCATGGTCACGAATGCACCAGAAGAAACTTCAAGTTGTTACTCTCAATTATGTGAACAATTGTGCTTATTTGGAAAATTAGGTTTCTAGAGACCTTATCTGGAAAAAATAGGTTTATGGAAATGTAATTAGTCACTTCTATGATTGTTTTGtacttatgtttttttttttttgtattattgcTTTCATTAGATGAATAAGTGCTAGGGTTCAGATTTTGATTATTTTGATTTTGTGTGATACTCATACATTTATACAAGTTGGTTAGCTTCTGTAGTTTATGAAATGTAATAACTAATAAACATAAGATGTACAAGTATGCATACATGTAGTATTTACTTTACTAATATGTATATGATGTTACTTATCCTTGCAGATATGTAGCATGAACTTCAAGAGCATGCAAAATTTATTGATATGGCTAATGGTTAGCTTTTCTCTTCAGATTTTGGTATCTTTAATCTTTGTTCTGTCTTCTTTATTGCCTTTTTTTATGTAACTTAAGTGTAATGCGCTTTATCTTCCGTCTAGAAATATTAAACCGTAATTTTCTATTTAATGGGTGAAGTTCTTGTGGATAATGGTTGTCATTCTTTCACATGAATAAACTACATGATATATATTCATGTGACAAAAAATAAACTACATGATATATTATGTATGCAGGCAAGGAAGATGCAAGTGGTAGGTCTAAGCAAAGCAGAAGTTAGAAAAAAAGGTTGAGGGCTAAGTTAAAGCTTGGAATGAAGCCCATTCTTGGAGTCAGTCATGTTACCAGGAAAAAGAGCATGAATGTAAGTTTAATATAACCCCACATGTAACTGGACCAAAAAATTAATCCCCTAAAATATCTATTAATACTAGGAAATTTATAATCTAGAAAAAAGTTATAGAAGAGTTGTGGTCAATCACTTTATCTGAATCGTGACCCTTTAGTAATCTACTTAAAAAATGGAAAACGTTATTTTTTTATAATCTCATTCACAGTAtttttgtattaaaacaatggTTATCTTGACGACACTCTTTTGGCCATTTTCTACTGTTAGTTCCCATGATAATTATTGCTTGTGAATGATTACTGTCAACATTTTGCAAAATTTGTTTGTGATCTCAAAGCAGATGTTTGTAAGTCTCTTGCTTTAGACACATATATGTAATGTTTGGACGTTTGGTGAAGCGAAAATAGAGGATCTGAATTCACAATTACAGAGTCGGGCAACAAAGCAATTCAAGGCACCTAACCTTAGTAACGTTCCCCAGAGCCAACAACCATGACTCAATGTGACGAAGATGTAGATGAGACTTGGGTGGAGGCCATTGAAATTGAGTTGGTTGTGACCCAAGCTGGAGTCTCAATATAAAATGTGGCCAAGGCTTTAAAGGATGCAACTGGTGACATTGTATATGCAATTTTGAAACTCACAGCTTAAAAGTGATTGACTCACTGTcataatttttgttttaattatttttttgaaGGAAAACACATGGTTCAAAGAAATAAATTtctaatttttgttttaattattttttttcttaagtCTGTTCATCAATTGTTTAGATTATTCATATACTCTTTATTGTTAATATGGTTTTTATTGTTTAGAGTGCTTATTGGCTTTTGTAGATTCTATTGCAAACCCCTAAATTGAGATGCCTCTCGCTTTCATGGTCACGAATGCACCTGTAGAAACTTCAAGTTGTTACTCTCAATTATGTGAACAATTATGCTTATTTGTAAAATTAGGCTTCTAGAAACCTTATCTGGAAAAATAGGTTTATGGAATTGTAATTAGTCACTTCTATGATTGTTTTGTACTTAtgttttttctctcttttttttttttgtattattggTTTCGTTAGATGAATTAGTGCTAGGGTTCAGATTTTGATTTTGTGTGATACTTATACATTTATACAAGTTGGTTAGCTTCTGTAGTTTATGGAATGTAATAACTAAAAAACATAAGATGTACAAGTATacataggtagaggatcctgtacaaagtcctACTTTTGTGAGAAGGGTGAGAAATAATgtggtgatgacaagtgtcctatatctaaattaattcaaaagggtgaaTTAGTAATTTTCTATTTCTTTCAATTAATTGATTAAAAGATAACTGCCCAAAATAACCGCCACCCTTTATTATAGGAATTCGAATTTAGgaattaatctacgaatttgtgtagtgttatataattctgtagtgcaacaaccattcagaactgtatagtgttatatatttttatatagtgttatatagtgttacttggtgttatatggtgttataatatggtttttggtgttatataattctgtagtGTTATATAATTTTGTAGCGCAACCATcaaaaaacactatataacaccataaatTATTAGTGTAACTACCATTCAGAactatatagtgttatatattttttatatagtttacatggtgttatatagtgttagatGATGGATGCATAGTgctatatagtgttatatttttctggtagcatgtctgtgatggatgtatagtgttatatattgttatatagtgttatatgatagatgtatagtgttatatgatagatgtatagtgttatatgatggatgtatagtgttatacgtTTCTTGCAGCAgttacatatttttgtatttttagaattgAGGATCGATATAATTTAGCAATTAAATTTGAATAGCTAGTTTTTAGGAGATTAATGgggggttttggttgtgtaggatacggttaccatatttgaaacattgaaaaagacactattgcccttcaattttacataaggtccttctaattaaaacacaatttatatttttataccctattgatctcaaccattagatcaaatatccaatggtttaaaacacttcttatccttctcacattttagacactttttaccatatccctacccagtatacatatatgtatatttactTTACTAACATGTATATGATGTTACTTATCCTTGTAGATATGTAGGATGAACTTCAAGAGCATGCAAAATCTATTGATATGGCTAATGGCTAGCTTTTCTCTTCAGGTTTTTGTATCTTTAATCATTGTTCTGTCTTCTATATTGCCTTTTTTTTCTGTAATTTAAATTGAAACTTGTGttcataaaattaaaaattaaactgACAAGCGTCAAaacattattattttaaattacttGGTTACATATTTTTTTCTATTCTTTAAAAAGTCATACATCATATTTATCaatatgttttaaattttattttttgaacCCGTGTGTCACACGGGATATAAGCTAGTGCAagaatatataaaaaatttatgGTATAGAAAAATGGTAGCAAATATAGTGGCTTAAAAGAACCCATTGATAGTATGTACTATTTGTCTCTCTTGTTTAATttgttttaaaataataaaattaagtTACTTTTTAATTAGAGATACTCTTTTTATATAATCATACAATTTTCTGTACTTCTAATCTTTCAAATATAAATATAGCAGACTATCTTTCTCTCTTGTTTATTGGTTGTTAtatgttattaaaaaaatattgcTTTTACAGTCTGATTCATACAATTTTTTATACCTAAGTCTTTTAATATATTCTCATTtgtaaatctaattttttataccTAAGAGTTATATTTGTTAGAGTTAAGGGTTaacttttgttattttttatgTGCATTAATAATTATTGATACTTCATTAACCAATTATCAAGTGTCCAAAAACAAATAACCACTCACAgttaaatgatatatttcaatTACCAAAAATACCTTTCTACTTTCTATATATGTACTTTTTGTACAAAATAAATTGTTAAAAGTTTTTACACTTCAAAATCTAAACAAATAGTTCAAAGCTTCTAAATTTGATTTACGCTATCCATGCTTTGAATCTATTTTGTTGAAATTATGCATTATTATAAAATTTAAATCTAGGTTTATTGTTTATATATACTTGTTTGAGGCATATTATATTGAGTTTTCCATTTACATTGTTTGAAGAAAATTAATTGAAAAGAAAAGGGGGTAGTTAAGTAAGGTGAAGGCAGTTTTTACGTGCACACTGGTGGGAACAGTTTTTGATAGATTTGTTTCGAGTGATTTTGATGTATTAAGAAGACATCTCATGAACCATCACTTTGGTAATCATTATGTGTCATCACTGTCAAGTAACATCCATATGGCCTATTTTATGTTCCAACACAGATCCTCACCCTCAcatatttatatttgtatttatacatctacaaaatatttgtgtatatatacacacatatagagaagagtaaattattaaaatctGAGGTTTGAACatatttgtcattttcatcaaaaacaacttttttgtatcATATAGTTCTTCGCTTTTGagttttttttgtcattttcatccaaacgtctgacTTTTTTTGCCAAAACCGTCCTTGATATTTGAGAGTTTTAATGtttaatagaaaaaataaagcaaattagacatttggataaaaatgataaaaacttTCAAAAGTAAAGGACTATATGatacaaaaaaattgttttagaTGAAGATGACAAACATGTCCAAACCTCAAgaacgattttgacaatttacacATTACAAAATAATTAAATGAATCATTTATTATTAGTGTTTCTGTGAAAAGAAGGATTAATGAGATTTGTAAAGTGAGATATAACTATTATAAATGTCACTCACATGTTGAAATAGCGTATAAAAGACAAAGATACTATAATTTATTATTGTTTTATAActactttttttattttagtaaaataatatatatgcaACCATACAGAAGAAAAAAATTCAGTAAAAAGACTTTCTTTTACAGGAAGCGTATGGATATTTTAATTATATGAGGACAAAAGTATTTCCTTTTATACTTGTTACGAGATATGTAGGAATATGTTTGTTTCCGAAATTTGCGTTTAGCAATCACTTAGATAATAAAAAAATCGAAGTTTTATATGTCGTCTCTAACCAAAGCGGACCCTAACGTAAGATGTCAAACGAATGAAACACTTTTTTATACGTTTCGTAAATTGCATTTTTTTACCTTACACCCATAGTCAACGAACTTAGATTTTTTTATTAGGGATGTGCAAAGGGTCAGAAGACGACCTGATCCGGACTTTATTGATGAATTGAGAATCATAAACTGAACCTTAGAAGGCTATGTGGTTCCAGGTTCCTAATTGGTTGGGTAAAGAGTCTGGTGGGCTAGAATCTTTTTATGTAATAGGCCTTTAAATGGAAATATTCTCATTCTTTTAACATGTTCATCAAAGAATTCCTTCATAGAGTTCCAACAATAGCCCTTGAGCTTACTTTTTAAGTCATTTTTTCGTTTCCTGGCTTGTATTTTAGTAATGGTTTGTCATTCTCGTCATTTGAAACATTATGAAAAATCCATTATGTATACAACAAACAAAGATACATGTACGAATACATTAGAACATACTCAATTAAACATAATCTAGTAATCTAAAAATATGTAAAAAGACTACAATAATTTGTTGTATGTTTGCTTTTATTTGTGACAAATATGTACATATAAAGACATTAGAGC contains the following coding sequences:
- the LOC110887884 gene encoding LOW QUALITY PROTEIN: nascent polypeptide-associated complex subunit alpha-like (The sequence of the model RefSeq protein was modified relative to this genomic sequence to represent the inferred CDS: inserted 1 base in 1 codon; substituted 5 bases at 5 genomic stop codons), which produces MKEFCHRYEIRALEREFDDLKQDGAEHRAYTDRFEELSLLCPTMVTPLEKAIERYIDGLPDSIQDIVTGVNPTTVRHAIELSATLTESQVRKGKLTRKGDKKKSTNSEKNKDKGKKGETSKKSRKRKDAQNFAVTTQTAQNPQNPPAQLPVKKVQEDASGRPKQSRSXKKRRKAKLKLGMKPILGVSHVTGKRAXITVIILQILFVISKQMFVSILLXTHICNVWTFGEAKIEDLNSQWQSRAAKKFKAPNLSNXSPEPTTMTQCDDDVDETWVEANEIELVVTQAGVXIXNAAKALKDANGDIVYAILKLTT